The following are encoded in a window of Drosophila simulans strain w501 chromosome 3L, Prin_Dsim_3.1, whole genome shotgun sequence genomic DNA:
- the LOC6737163 gene encoding guanine nucleotide exchange factor DBS isoform X5, with translation MTPGPKTEEPVAGKLAAEIANYVTSWLGSDGAENLQKFSQLQWDNESQLRTQEQEFEKYYFIAMKHLAKGRDLHAAALKVSVLSESANNLKSALDQFAQKLELAHERYEAAGRLLHLLTQHQRETAAREELQRLAEQLGATSLLEKHWPVMRKSHTLPVASSTPAPASGKRVSYRCSSASGSSFEGGPSSSNCSCWRESRNLEDMDQMEEEEEEQDCDGGDGEEQQSKIADSGVGVCDNCERNPKLARICSCQSLNEKSHDELLEDECFDRPSKRYMDIMHSPMEANAHLQCHGSSLELPKLEELSCLDPKIQKTLLLIMREMIGTERDYVRSLYYVIENYIDELLREDIPQPLRGQRNVIFGNIEKIFEFHNSHFLGELERYERNPLKVGAAFLEMESKFYLYALYNKNKPKSDTLLSEYGSSFFKPKQMQLQDKLDLASYLLKPVQRMGKYALLLQQLVKACKGVEGAALQEIAADVEELQRAEEMVKFQLRHGNDLLAMDSLRDCDVNVKEQGRLLRQNEFLVWQGRGGKKTLRQVFLFEELVLFSKARRFPDHKNLDIYIYKNSIKTSDIGLTAHTGDSATKFEIWFRKRKPDDTWMLQCMSEDIKNAWTEEISKLLWKQAKRNREVRLAEMSSMGIGSKPCLDIRPSNNQISDRSIPLAQLNKTPKLRHSEPGKGSMRRPNSLISESSLSSGTSTTSGSSISGGSSSGHNDGGGRHSLHFGKLPGAHSASSTNCSATLELINETQALKLAKSPSGGGIKGADTAADGGNTSGNGNGNGNALRSSKRNHKRSTTIVSQLSMESGIVSDMCVTPDQEQSAAESSRSSWSTSTTGASGASTTSASTVILRRYRSYAHAAESASPESGK, from the exons ATGACACCCGGGCCAAAAACAGAAGAGCCAGTTGCCGGTAAATTGGCAGCCGAAATAGCCAACTAT GTCACCTCATGGCTGGGCAGCGATGGAGCGGAgaatttgcaaaagttttcgcaGCTGCAATGGGACAACGAGTCGCAGTTGAGGACTCAGGAACAGGAGTTTGAAAAGTACTACTTCATAGCCATG AAACACTTGGCCAAAGGACGCGACTTGCATGCTGCTGCCCTCAAAGTTTCTGTCCTAAGTGAAAGCGCCAATAACCTGAAGTCCGCCCTGGATCAGTTCGCCCAGAAACTGGAGCTGGCCCACGAACGTTATGAGGCTGCCGGGCGTCTGTTGCACTTGCTCACCCAACATCAGCGGGAAACCGCTGCCAGGGAGGAACTTCAGCGTTTGGCGGAGCAATTGGGCGCCACCTCGCTGCTGGAGAAGCACTGGCCGGTAATGCGGAAGAGCCATACGTTGCCGGTGGCTAGTAGCACACCGGCTCCAGCATCTGGAAAACGGGTTAGCTATCGGTGCAGCTCGGCCAGTGGAAGTTCCTTTGAGGGAGGTCCATCGagcagcaattgcagttgctggCGGGAAAGTCGCAACCTGGAGGACATGGATCAAATggaagaggaggaagaggagcagGACTGCGACGGTGGTGATGGAGAGGAACAACAGTCCAAGATCGCCGATTCTGGTGTGGGCGTTTGCGACAATTGCGAACGTAATCCCAAGCTGGCCAGGATCTGCTCCTGCCAAAGCCTTAACGAAAAGAG TCACGATGAGCTGCTCGAGGACGAGTGCTTCGATCGACCCTCTAAGAGATACATGGACATCATGCACTCGCCCATGGAGGCGAATGCCCATCTGCAGTGCCATGGCTCCAGTCTAGAGCTGCCCAAGCTGGAGGAGCTCAGCTGCCTGGATCCCAAGATACAAAA AACGCTTCTATTGATCATGCGTGAGATGATTGGTACCGAACGCGACTATGTCCGCTCCCTGTACTACGTGATCGAGAACTATATAGATGAACTGCTTCGCGAGGACATCCCTCAGCCACTGAGGGGCCAGAGAAATGTGATTTTCGGTAATATCGAGAAGATCTTCGAGTTCCACAACTCGCACTTCCTGGGCGAACTGGAACGCTACGAGAGGAATCCCTTAAAAGTGGGAGCTGCCTTTCTGGAGATGGAGTCCAAATTCTACCTATATGCGCTTTACAACAAGAATAAGCCCAAAAGCGATACTTTGCTAAGTGAATATGGTAGCTCTTTCTTCAAGCCCAAGCAAATGCAGCTTCAGGATAAGCTAGATCTAGCCTCTTACCTCCTGAAACCCGTGCAGAGAATGGGAAAATATGCATTGCTTCTGCAGCAGTTGGTCAAAGCCTGTAAAGGAGTCGAAGGAGCAGCTCTACAGGAAATCGCAGCGGATGTAGAAGAGCTGCAGCGAGCAGAAGAAATGGTCAAGTTTCAGCTGCGCCATGGTAATGATCTGCTCGCCATGGACTCCTTGCGCGATTGCGATGTAAATGTCAAGGAGCAGGGACGACTACTGCGCCAAAATGAGTTCCTCGTTTGGCAAGGACGCGGTGGCAAGAAAACTCTGCGACAGGTGTTTCTCTTCGAAGAACTGGTGCTCTTCAGCAAAGCTCGCCGCTTTCCCGATCATAAG AATCTGGATATCTACATCTACAAGAACAGCATTAAAACTTCAGATATCGGCCTCACAGCGCACACAGGTGATTCGGCCACCAAGTTCGAGATTTGGTTCCGGAAACGAAAGCCCGATGATACGTGGATGCTGCAGTGCATGTCGGAGGACATAAAGAACGCCTGGACCGAGGAGATCTCCAAACTGCTCTGGAAGCAGGCGAAACGAAACCGAG AAGTTCGCCTGGCGGAGATGTCCTCGATGGGCATTGGCAGCAAGCCCTGTCTAGATATTCGACCCAGCAACAACCAGATCAGCGATCGCTCGATTCCCTTGGCACAGCTAAATAAGA CTCCCAAACTGCGACACTCTGAGCCTGGAAAGGGCAGCATGCGGCGTCCCAATTCACTGATATCGGAGAGCTCCTTGTCCAGcggcaccagcaccaccagtgGCTCCTCGATCAGCGGTGGCTCCTCTTCGGGTCACAATGATGGCGGTGGCAGGCACAGCCTGCACTTTGGCAAGCTACCTGGAGCACACAGCGCTAGTTCCACAAACTGCAGTGCCACTTTGGAGCTGATCAACGAAACTCAGGCCCTGAAGTTGGCCAAATCCCCGAGTGGAGGTGGAATCAAGGGGGCGGATACGGCCGCCGACGGAGGCAACACttccggaaacggaaatggaaacggaaacgcaCTCAGGAGCAGCAAACGAAACCACAAACGATCGACGACCATTGTCAGCCAACTGTCCATGG AAAGCGGCATTGTCTCGGACATGTGCGTTACCCCGGATCAGGAACAATCGGCGGCGGAGAGCAGCCGAAGCAGTTGGTCCACATCAACGACTGGAGCATCCGGAGCTTCAACGACGAGTGCATCCACGGTGATCCTGCGGCGATATCGATCTTACGCCCATGCAGCGGAGTCCGCAAGTCCGGAAAGCGGCAAATAG
- the LOC6737165 gene encoding ubiquitin-related modifier 1 homolog, whose protein sequence is MMGTPELKIILEFSAGAELLFGNIKRRELTLDGNQKWTISNLLKWMHANILTERPELFLQEDTVRPGILVLINDTDWELLGELDYELQPNDNVLFISTLHGG, encoded by the exons ATGATGGGCACGCCGGAATTAAAAATCATATTGGAATTTAG TGCCGGGGCAGAGTTACTATTTGGTAACATAAAACGCCGTGAATTGACCTTGGACGGTaatcaaaaat ggaCTATTTCTAATCTGCTTAAGTGGATGCATGCGAATATTTTAACGGAGCGTCCGGAACTCTTTCTTCAAGAAGATACTGT GCGACCTGGAATTTTGGTTCTCATAAATGATACAGACTGGGAATTACTG GGTGAACTGGACTACGAGCTGCAGCCCAACGACAATGTGTTGTTTATATCAACATTACACGGCGGTTAA
- the LOC6737166 gene encoding transmembrane protein 70 homolog, mitochondrial: MLGLRAVLPRGKQFAVVLGNASRQISLPHNCRCITSASWTKPQQTQPQNFQQNRWLSVKSTKTESEDALQRIYYGTLAPRMKMVKFFSLSTSLAGLAAQPILLEQGMKIGGTGMAVFLCTVGGFFTFVTPLLLHFITKKYVTELHYNPRTEEYTATTISLLLQKIKTTFRPNDVVVPEVPGMFTSFLVNKRPLFVDPALFDDPEHYVKIMGYDKPIDFKLDLTPNPEKSKKSEELQ; this comes from the exons ATGTTAGGCCTACGAGCGGTGCTGCCAAGAGGGAAACAGTTTGCTGTTGTCCTGGGAAATGCCAGTCGTCAGATTTCTTTACCGCACAATTGCAGATGCATAACTAGTGCCTCATGGACAAAACCACAGCAGACACAACCACAGAACTTCCAGCAAAACAGGTGGCTTTCGGTGAAGTCGACGAAAACTGAATCCGAGGATGCACTGCAGCGGATCTACTATGGAACTCTGGCGCCACGCATGAAAATGGTCAAGTTCTTTTCGTTGAGCACCAGCTTAGCCGGCTTGGCCGCCCAGCCCATTCTTCTCGAGCAAGGAATGAAAATCGGAGGAACTGGAATGGCCGTATTCCTATGCACCGTTGGTGGATTCTTCACCTTTGTGACCCCTCTCCTGCTGCACTTCATCACCAAGAAATACGTGACGGAGCTGCACTATAATCCACGAACGGAGGAGTACACGGCCACCACAATATCCCTGCTTCTGCAAAAGATCAAG ACTACTTTCCGACCAAATGATGTGGTCGTTCCGGAGGTTCCCGGCATGTTCACCTCTTTTCTGGTCAACAAACGACCTCTGTTTGTTGACCCAGCGCTTTTCGACGATCCCGAGCACTATGTTAAGATAATGGGTTACGACAAGCCGATCGATTTCAAACTGGATTTAACTCCGAATCCTGAAAAGTCGAAAAAGAGCGAGGAGCTgcaataa